In Octopus sinensis unplaced genomic scaffold, ASM634580v1 Contig10964, whole genome shotgun sequence, the DNA window TTGGATGACCTCCTCTTTATAAATCCTCACCAGAAAACAGTTGTGATTGTTAACCAGCCAGGCATTAACATACCGAGCTGATCTCCTCACCAAAAAGTGCAATCTGGAAGAGGCGAGGAAGGACTATCAAACACTCGTTCCCATTCCTCTGACCATGTAGTAGAAGTCTCTGGGGGAGTCAGTGGATGACCGTATTGCCCTCATTGGCCAACTGGAGGAGGCAGTGAATGGTTCTCTCAAGGCTGCTGCCAAGAATGATCACAACTCAGTCATTGACAAACTGGGATTTGTTCTCAAGGCAGTTCCTTGTTGATTACCTTAGAATTGTCTTTACTCGGTCGTGCTCTACCAAGTGAGGGCTGCCAGTTACATTGCGAGGGGAGACTTTGAGAGGGCAGTGTCCGATTATCGACAGGTCGTGGTGCTCAAGCCTCAGGACATGGAGGCAGTACTCCGATTGTCCTTCCTGATTTATGAAAGCGGGGATTGGGAGGACTCTCTCCAGTAATTGCTATTATCTAGGAGACAGGGTTATTCGGGGTTGTCTTCGAACAGACCCCGACAATCGGGATTGCATGAGACACTACAAAATAGTCAACAAACTCAACAAGATGTGGGGGACCATCGAGGGGGCCAAATCTCAGTCTGATTGGGGCAAGTGCATTGATGTGGCCCACACGATCACACTCCCCACCTACAACCAGGCAGTGGCATTCCAGGCCAGTCAAGTCCTTTGTTTGTGTCAGTCCAAAGTAGTCCATCACATGTCACGTAGAATGCCCAAACTGCCCAACAAGCAGTGGCCAGTTGTTCGTCAGTCTTGGAAATTGATTCAGGCTTGGTTGGGACACTCTTCAGTCGAGGGGAGGCACATCTCCTGTTGGGGAACTTTGATAAAGGTGCAGTGTGTGTTGACATGCAGCCGAGAGTGATTTCCGAGCAGTGTCGGACAAACATCCAAACTACGAGGGAGTGCGGGAGGCCCTTCAGAGGTGTCAGAAGATGAGGAAGCAGGCCTCTAAACGGGATTATTACAAGATTCTCGAATTGCCCAGGTCTTCAAGTCTGTGTGATGTGGCAGGAGTGCTTCGAAGGGTGACATTGTCAAGTCCTACCGTCGACTGGCCAAGATCTGGCACCCTGACAGGCATTCAGGGGACGATAAAACAGTGGCGGAGGCAAAGTTCAAGGATATTGCGGACGCGAAGGAGGTGTTGAGTAATCCGGGTTAGCCATGCTCGATTGAGGCGCAGATATGCGTAGGAAGTACGACAGTGGGACTGACCCTCTCGCCGAAGAAGAAGGTTCTTCCGGCTTTGAGGGATTCCACGGTGGGTTTCCCGGGGGATTCAAATTTAATTTCCACAATGGTGGTGGAAATgattttttcttcaacttttgaGGGCGGATTAGAGTGGCTATTCGGATGTTTTATTAGTATAGTTAAGATTTACCAAATTTACATATCACAactgtcatttaaaaatatttcgctTGTTTGAACGTATTTGGGCTAATCCCCCCCACGTCATGGTTAATTATATTCTCTTTACACTCCTCATATCCCTCCCTCGGCTGTCGCTGTGCCTCCAAAATCTTAATTTTTTGATCTTTGTACACTTCGTAATCGGGGATCACGTTTATTTGGTGTGACTGACACAGAGGATTATAAGAGTTGGGTGTCCTCTGTTCGTGGTCGGGGATCACGTTTATCCACTGTGACAGAGTATTGAAGGATTTTGCTTCCTGTTCCATGTAATATGTATTGTGGTAACTGAAGAGTCAGACTGAGTGATTACCAAGGACTAAAGTCGTCATTCACCCCAAGGTAGTACTCATTTCCGCATGTTTGTGCATTGTCCTCCCCGTAGTAGTCCTGGGGGAGTACATCAGAGAACAAGTCAGGCCTGTAATCACCCTCGCGACCATCCTCTCTGAAGGAATAGTCGGGACCACCCGCGTAGACGAATGACTGCTCCACCAATTTGGGACGACtaattctgaaagaatgaaatataataatacccTTTACGCTCATTCGTCCTCTTCCTCTGTCTTTTGTTCTTGAACCAATTGGAGACCTGCGACTCGGTCATCCCCATCGCCTTGGCCATTTCCTCCTTCTCGTCCGTGGATGCAAATTCGTTATTTCGGAAAAAGGCCTCGAGGAAATTCCTTGATTTCTGTGGCAAGTTGTACGACAACTTTTCCCCATTCCACACAGTCCGGGGTGGGGGGTACTTTTTTCTCAGTCTGAATTTTGCCACAGCCTTCAACTCTTTTCCGTGTGACCGGAGTTCTTGGTAGAACGATTCGTACCACAGTTTTTGCAGCTTATTCCAAATGTGGCAGGGAAATGTATTAGTGCTCAAGTAAGTTCGGATTTGACTGAATTTGTTTTCGCGGAATAACTTGTCGATCACCTCAAAGTGGTACAAATCTTCGCGGTTGCTGAAATGGGAGTAGTTACTGCACACTCGGCAGTCCATGTAAGGCATGTTGTGTGGACAGAACATTCCTCAAGCATCTCCGAATGATTTATATAGTCCTACGACGTGCGGATGACGAAGCCTGTTTATCCGGATTGTCTAGTCATTGATATTCGAGAGTAACATTAGATAATTTTATTTCTCACTCGGGTCACATTCACTGCTATACCTCTCCGTCGGGCTGATGTGCTAAGTTACTCATGCTTAGAAAACTAATCCGTGACTTGTCAATTTTTAGGTGGAATAACTTGTCAGGGAATGACGCATATAAGAAAATCTTCTTATCTACGTTGGGTCTCCAAATTACGCCAAACGAGTTGATATTCTGAGAATTCTCCAAAATAATGTAAGTATCGcacacaaaataacaaaaattgacCAAGAAAAAACAAGATCCTTCAACCCGTGACATATCTTTGTAAAAATTGActtttctaataaatatataggttttataaaaaagaagttaaaaagaaaaagtccGCCTGACGCAACTGCAGGGCGTCGGACTCCAGTTCCGAGGGTTTGCGTTCAAGCAGTTGCTCCAGGAGCCTGAACCAATTTGAAAAGGTTTTTGCTTGAATACGTGCCGGATAAAAGATCTTCATGATGTGAAAGGGAATGTGTTGGGAAATTTTTAGCCTCAGAGCTCTGATGATCACATCGTTCTGAGCAGCGTGACGTGGCCCTCTTCTTGCACTTCTTCTGCATGATAAAGGGTGCAATCCCTTCGACTGTTTTCCCGCGTCGGAATCATTGGTCCTGGCAAACTTCTAGCCTTTGTCCGATTCTAATCCTCAAGGAATCGTATAAAGTTCCGCAGTTTAGTATTGCACCAAGTCATGCTTCACTCCCTCACTTACAGCTGACACCAAACCCCCAAATCTGAAGCAAGTTTACATTGATTCCGACCAAGTTCGTCGAAGCGGACGTTAATTCAACAGTTTATTTGAGAGATTTGTCTATCGAAAGTAGACATTGTTTGTAGCAGAGTGAACATCGGATAGGTATAAAAGTTTGAGTAGTCTACTTTGGTGAATGTTCCACACTGCATAA includes these proteins:
- the LOC115228701 gene encoding homeobox protein SIX2-like; amino-acid sequence: MPYMDCRVCSNYSHFSNREDLYHFEVIDKLFRENKFSQIRTYLSTNTFPCHIWNKLQKLWYESFYQELRSHGKELKAVAKFRLRKKYPPPRTVWNGEKLSYNLPQKSRNFLEAFFRNNEFASTDEKEEMAKAMGMTESQVSNWFKNKRQRKRTNERKGPSPNQNAGHNARFEEEREHVEHDVCQNDLDGSTIIKRG